The Musa acuminata AAA Group cultivar baxijiao chromosome BXJ2-2, Cavendish_Baxijiao_AAA, whole genome shotgun sequence genome contains the following window.
CAAAATGATGTCCTTTTAGGATCACTGAGATAGCTCTGATTCTATATTGTTAGGTGCTTTTGTGTTAATCTATCCTCATTATGTCCATTTGATCATGTTCATTTTGCTTGATCGCTTATGATAGGTATGAAGCCCTATCGAAATAAATATTTCCTTGGTGTCTATTTCTCTGCAAGATGTCCGATTTagtgcaatagtttcacttgttgAATTTTGTCAAGTCTACACTAAAGTTGGTTTAGTATCTTTTTTCCTTGATCTTAGTTTTGCCTAAGGACTAACCAAAACATCGTCGTTTACCTTTTCAAGGAAAAGGAGGAAATCACGTGGCAACTTCTTTTTCCAGTACTTGGATTATGTAATACTGGAAATGTGCAGAAAGAAATTCTGTGCTGACCTCTAATAATTTATTGAGGTTTAATTTGCTTATGCTTAAGGTGAATAACGATGGCAGAATATAGTGGATATTAACCACTTAACATTGTTACAGTTTTCTTTTTAGTGATTATAACTGTATAAGTAATCCATGTCTTAAGTGTTTTTTTCCTGTTTGTATGGCATGTGTTCCAGTTTGTCTATGTGTCTTAGCTTGGCAGTAATGTGattgattatttttatattgtttgttaAGGGGTATGTTGTTTCTTTGTTATCCTATTAAAATCCCACTGGGACATTCTGCCAACTCTCAGGAAGATGAGTTCCAAATATATTTAGTTAATAAATGCTCAGGAAGATGAGACTACATTCAGATGAGGTTAAGACAATGCCAACCAGCATTTGGTTGGATGGTGTTGACTCAGGTCAACACAGATTATCTGGACTGTTATAAACTGTTAATCCTTTGGCACAATAAGGAGGAATAACCAAACTTATTTGAGCTTTAACTCCACAGCGTAGCAAGGTTAGGGAGAAAAGATGTATCAGTTCAATAACTTTTTGGCTGACTTGGATCAGTCTCATTAAAAACAAATTAATTTCTGATTCTTTTCCAACTCTCAAATTGTTATATTAGGCCTGCAATCTAAGCTACCTAGTGAATATGACTTTTTTAGTATTGAATACTCCATTAGTTTTCTtatttatgttttcatttatTAAACTTGTAACATGcttatgctgctgctgctgctcatgCCTTTTCAATGTTTGGGCACGACTGCATACAAATTGGTTCAgaattatatatgtgtatatctatatgtatatatatttctgtattttatttaaagagtatGGAATATATGTGTTTCTTGTGAAGTAAAAGTTCCTGCCTACCCTTTGCTCCAGTATGGtgaattttgattttgactaatatccaATGATCTTCCTAATTTTCTTTCAAGCTTCGGCTAGCATGAAGTGATTCTTGTTTCTGTGTGGGTAGCATCGTTTATTTTCTTGTTATGGTAAGATTTTTGATAGTTTGTTTTCTACTTTGGAAACAGGATGTTAGTGGCAGGCTCTTGACTGTAAACAAGGCTGCACCCAGAGGTTCTCGTGTGGAAAGAACACGGGAATTCGGGCCTTCTTTGAGAGTCTACGTTGGCAATTTGCCTTGGCAAGTGGATGATGGCCGCCTGGAGCAAGTATTTAGTGAACATGGTAAAGTGTTAGAAGCAAGGGTGATATACGATAGAGAGACTGGACGCTCCCGTGGTTTTGGCTTTGTGAAAATGGCATCACAGGCCGAAACGGATGATGCGATTGCTGCTCTTGACGGACAGGTGAGTTCACTTAGTTTAGCCAGTTATACTTGCTGATATTAAATCTTCCCAGGTAGACCCCAAGTGTGCAAAATGGCTAATGCATGGTCTGATTATGAAATCTCGGACGTAGAGTTGATTGTTAATTTCTGTTTTTCCTGATAACATGGGATGACACATTATAACACGGTACTTTAATCGAAACATTGTTGTGTGCAATTGCATCAAGTAGAAACCGGTATAAGTTTGATGAATCAATTGCCACTTGGTTTTCGCAACTGATTGTGATTAAACTCTTAAATTAATGGTAGGAACAAAAAAATTAGATGAATTAGAAACTAGATATTTGATACTGCTACATAATTTGAGCATCCaataattttttgctttcttgatGTTTACAGAGTCTGGATGGTCGTGCGTTAAGAGTTAACATTGCCGAGGAGAGGCCACGGCGTGCCGCCTTCTGACACGGAAAAGCTGAGAGTTGCTTCGTCATAAGACATTGTTGACAAGATCAAATActgctgtttcttttttttttctcctttttttttggttACCTTTTGTAGCTTGTGCTGAGTTTGTTTCTTTTGCTTTTACCCTGCTATTTTAACTTGGGGATTTCTAAATGCCAATTATATCACTTATCGATGTGTTGTTACTCTATGCTGGATTGAGTTAAAGTAATTTTGAGCAGTTTAATACATACAGGTATAGTATGTgtatttttttcctatttctcatAATATGTAAGAAATTATTTGGGATTAAGTGTGAAAGTATGTTTCAATGTATTTTTTTCTATTCATCTACAAGAAATAGAACAGTGCTTCATTTTATTTTTACAAGATTGTAAATCTATTTTCATGATTCAGATTCAATATTTTTATTgggctataatattttttttgcgaGTTCCAACTTTTTCATCATTTAAATCGTAAATGAACAATTTTATCAACACTATCTGAAATATgtgttgtttattttttattaaaatgtcTACTGGTGTAAGATTTATCATAGTATGATATTTTGTAAGATTATAAGATAATTTTCTAGAGATGGTTGACGATCGATTCATtgtaagatttttttatttattgttgcGATTTAAACTTCGATCGATGAACGAATTTATCGACTTTGCGTTGGCTTCTGAGGTGCCACGTCATAGCACGTGCCAGGTCGGTTTTGTCAACCCACGCGTCCTCCACCGCACGTGCCTAAAGGGAGACCGTCGTCCCTTTTACAACCGCCCACGAAAAAACCCTTCTACTAGAGGGATCGGAATCGACCGAGCAGCGGAGATGAAGCTGGGTCTGGTGCCGCCCCTGGTGCTCCTCTGCTCCGATCTCTTGCTCCACAGTAGCCCTCCTCTCATCTCCGCCCTTCCTTTCGATCCTCTCGCCTCCGGCGCCTCCCCAACAGGTCGGCCTCCCACACTTCCCCCCCGTTCACTTGCCCTCGCTCATCAGTGCCATGTGGTGGATGTCGTGTTTGCGCTTCTCTTTtagttccttttctttttctctagatTTAGTTGTTTATGGCCTGAGTCGGTGGGCAAATATCGAGTTGTGTTGATTTAGTTTTTCTTCATTGGATGCTCTAGTTTTGATCTGTCGGAGATCACGAGTTTCTCATTTTCCTGCTGTGTTGTATGGGTACTGATAAGCTACTTATTGTAGGTGGAGAAGATGCAATGGCAGCGTTGTACATCAACACCGCTAACATATTCTCTGTTAATCTTATTGCATATATTCATGTTCTTTTCCAGCTTCTATGAGTTTTACCCCCCTTCAGATTCACTTGATTGAATTGATATGGTAGTGCAACAATTGTCGAAGTTTAGATTCGAATTGTATGCATAATTCGTAGTTCGATCCAACTCCAAGTTGCTAACCTTTCACCAAATCAAGTTCATCTAGTATGGTACTATCTAATAAATGATTAAGACAGATATCTTCATTAGTTCGTGTATTGCAGAGTTGGATCCCACTTTTAGCAAAAATTGCAGAGTTCCTGAACTCAGTTTTTATTTTTGCTCTAATTGGTAGAGCATTATATTACAATTGTAACTTTGTCTTTTTGATACCGTGCTGCATCTGCCTGTTTTATGGAAGGTTTTGGCACTATGTTaagtagaataattgaagacatcCTACAGAAAGCAGCCTTTATCAGTTCTAGGGTTTTCTACCTGGGTTGATCATGTTCTTTGTACTTGCTTAAACGTCAAAGAACAATTGATAGATGTTTTGTGTTTATTTAACTTGGCAGGTCAAGTTAAGGCGTCTTTATGGATTAATTTTGTTTGAACTTCTAGGAAAGTAGAATAATCAAAGAAATCCTAGAGAAAGCAACTCTTATGACTGCTACCCGGGTTCATCATATTCTTTGTACTCAAGTTAAATGACAACTGATGGATGTTTCATGTTTATTTTAACTTGGCAGGCCATGAATCAAGACACCCCTCACCATGTTTTATGTGAGCTTCTAGGCAAGTAGAATAATTAAAGAAATCCTAATAGTAAGCAACCTTTATGACTTCTAAATTGTTCTACCAAGTTCATCATATTCTTTGTACTTAAGATAAATGACAATTGATGGATGTTTCATGTTTGTTTTAACTTAGCAGGTCAAGTTAACAAATTGAGACAACCCTCGCTATGTTAAATATATGATCTGGTTTTGTTTGAACTTCTAGTTCAGTGGAATAATTGAAGAAATCCTACAGAAAACAACTCATATGACTTCTACATTGTGTTATATACACAAGTTAAATGAAAATTGGTGGATGTTTAATGTTTTTCTTAACTTAGCAGGTCAAGTTTATGCATCGAGACGGCCCTCCAATGTTATTTTCCATCCACCAACCGGATCCTGTGTCCTTCGGAAGTCTGTAACAGACCCTTTGAGACTAGGGCCCTGCAACCAGTCTGATGATTGGAACTACACACCTCAAAAGTTTCTGGTTGTGAAGGGTACATACTTCTGTTTGCAAGCTGTGGACTCAGGCAAACCAGCAAAGCTCGGAATCGTTTGCTCCGAATCGGATTCTTCATGGGACATAACATCGAAATCCAAGGCACAGATCTCCAATGAGCTACCTGATGGCACTGCCTTGTGCTTGGATGTTGATCCTGAAAACACTCTCATCACAAACCCATGCTTGTGCTTGAGCATTGGAACCTGCAACCGTGAGAGCCAATGGTTCGAGTTCACTGCCCGAAATGAAGTTCCAGTTGCTCAGCTTTCTCCTCTGAACACAGATCAAAACTCAACTTCTCCATAAAGTTCTACTTATGAGAATTCAGAGATGCCAGCATGTGATTAAATAATGTCTGTGACCAGGATTCACTGTTCTGTATTTAGAATGAAGAGGAAAAAGGACTGttgcatccttggtgtcttacctATATCTGATGACAAATCATTCAAACTTTATGATGCCATGatcatctataatatattttacaaaATGATAAATGATGAAGGCCAGATTTGATCACAGAATTTTGCTGATAGATTTTCTTTTGAATGATCCAAATGCCCCTATTGGAAGCCTATTGTCACAAGGGAAAATACTTGGTTTATTAAAGGTTTGTTTATTGTAGTACTCTGGACACCAAAATGAATATAATTGAGATAAGCAAAATGTTTATTGTTGATTCATTAAGTATTTTATCAAGTTAccaataataaacataatttaaatGTCTCTATTAATCTAACATTCTAATTATGTGATATATTATcaattagtgatttaaaaaatattaggtgCTAAGATCTTAAAATACTCAAGGTGAGTGTTAGGTGTTCACCCGAGTGAGGTGAGGTGAGACgttatgaaatattaaaatataaataatataaatataattgataaatatgattatataaattaaaatatgatattaaattaaaaaatctagAGTGCTAAGTCAtattatccatcttctaataataAAATTGTTAAAAGACTCAAAACAATATGTatcaaattcaatcatcattATAATTAACATCGTTATTTTCAAAtatataatcatttttattttccttttgttaATCTTCATCCTTCTCTTTGGTAATGATAAGAGATGAACTTAAGgcttttgtatttatttttttcttcatcaTTTATCTTATACATATTTGTAATTTTCCAACACTTAGTTGTTTTAGATCAAACTATTACTAGAATTCTAAAAAGACCATCGACAttcttatataaaaataatttacgtATGATCTTATCTTACAGCTCATTAAAATCAATCTTACAATGCACTGATATAACCCATTTACAACTTCTATATTAAACTTTGGGTGTTCCAATTCTACGTGTAATGGATGATGAATGATATTTATATCTTTCGTcgatgattgtatatattttttaatacttttCTTTATTTCCATCAACCGATATTTGAATCATCTCTTTTGCTC
Protein-coding sequences here:
- the LOC103974573 gene encoding uncharacterized protein LOC103974573 yields the protein MKLGLVPPLVLLCSDLLLHSSPPLISALPFDPLASGASPTGQVYASRRPSNVIFHPPTGSCVLRKSVTDPLRLGPCNQSDDWNYTPQKFLVVKGTYFCLQAVDSGKPAKLGIVCSESDSSWDITSKSKAQISNELPDGTALCLDVDPENTLITNPCLCLSIGTCNRESQWFEFTARNEVPVAQLSPLNTDQNSTSP